The Flavobacterium johnsoniae UW101 genomic interval ACTTAGCATTTTCAATTTCATTTTCAGTTTCTAAAGCAAAACCAACTAAAAATTGATTTTTTTTGATCGCTCCTAATGAAGATAAAATATCTTTTGTCTTTTCCAGCTCAATAGAAAATTCGGCTGCATTTTTTTTAATTTTCTGCAAAGCGACTTCTTTCGGTCTGTAATCTGCAACGGCAGCGGCGGCGATTGCTGCATCAACGTCATTAAAATATTCATGACAAGCTTCATACATATCTTGCGCAGAAATTACATTTACAACTTTAATTGATGCATTCTTAGCTTTGTAATGTGTTGGACCTGAAACCAAAACAACTTCTGCTCCAAGATTAGCCGCTTCATTAGCGATATCAAATCCCATTTTTCCTGAAGAATGATTTCCTATAAAACGTACGGGGTCTATCGCTTCGTATGTCGGACCTGCAGTAATTAGTATTTTTTTTCCTTTTAAAGGCAATTTACTCTCTAAATCAGCTTCTAAAAAAGCAATAATATTTTCTGGTTCTGCCATACGGCCTTCTCCTGACAAACCGCTGGCCAGCTCACCGCTTTCAGCCGGAATCATAATATTACCAAACTGTTTCAGGGTATTAAAACTAGAAATTGTAGAAGGATGTTTGTACATATCCAGATCCATTGCCGGAGCAAAATAAACTGGACATTTTGCTGATAAGTATGCAGCAATTAAAAGATTATCGCTGTTGCCTGTCGCCATTTTAGATAATGTATTTGCTGTTGCAGGCGCTATCAGCATCAAATCGGCCCAAAGACCTAATTCGACGTGATTATTCCATACAGCATCTTCATCATCCTGATTAAAGAAATTGGAATGCACTGGATTTTTTGACAGGGTAGATAATGTAAGCGGGGTTACAAAATCCTTAGAAGCAGGTGTCATTATCACTTGGACATGTGCACCTGCTTTTATAAAAAGTCGTACTAATGAGGCTGTTTTATACGCTGCAATTCCACCAGAAACTCCCAGTAAAATCTTTTTACCGTTTAAAACTGACATTATTACTATATATTATTTGTTTGAGTTTCTGTGGTAAGTTTTACCGTCTAACCATTCCTGAACTGCTAAAGCGTGAGGTTTTGGTAATTTTTCGTAAAATTTAGAAACTTCAATCTGCTCTTTATTTTCAAAAACTTCTTCAAGACTGTCATTATAAGTAGCAAACTCTTCTAATTTCTCAGTTAATTCTTTTTTAATTTCAGAATTAATCTGGTTTGCTCTTTTAGCCATAATGGTAATTGCCTCATACACATTTCCTGTTGGCTCTTCAATAACTGTTTTATTGTAAGTTATTGTGTTAACAGGAGCATTCGTCTTTTTTAAATCCATGACTTTATTTATTTAGTAAATTTTTGTAAATCTGTTTCAACTCTGGCATTCATTTGATCTGCCTTTTCTTTGTACTTAGTATCGCTTTTATATTTCATCAAATTAGCATAAGCTGTCTGCGCTACATGTAAACGTTCTTCCATTTTTGATGGTACACTGTTT includes:
- a CDS encoding DNA-directed RNA polymerase subunit omega, which codes for MDLKKTNAPVNTITYNKTVIEEPTGNVYEAITIMAKRANQINSEIKKELTEKLEEFATYNDSLEEVFENKEQIEVSKFYEKLPKPHALAVQEWLDGKTYHRNSNK
- the coaBC gene encoding bifunctional phosphopantothenoylcysteine decarboxylase/phosphopantothenate--cysteine ligase CoaBC; amino-acid sequence: MSVLNGKKILLGVSGGIAAYKTASLVRLFIKAGAHVQVIMTPASKDFVTPLTLSTLSKNPVHSNFFNQDDEDAVWNNHVELGLWADLMLIAPATANTLSKMATGNSDNLLIAAYLSAKCPVYFAPAMDLDMYKHPSTISSFNTLKQFGNIMIPAESGELASGLSGEGRMAEPENIIAFLEADLESKLPLKGKKILITAGPTYEAIDPVRFIGNHSSGKMGFDIANEAANLGAEVVLVSGPTHYKAKNASIKVVNVISAQDMYEACHEYFNDVDAAIAAAAVADYRPKEVALQKIKKNAAEFSIELEKTKDILSSLGAIKKNQFLVGFALETENEIENAKLKIQKKNLDLIVLNSLQDEGAGFKKETNKVTFIDKDFKIEPMELKAKEFVAQDILNKVILHFSKL